A single region of the Borrelia hermsii DAH genome encodes:
- a CDS encoding SpiroCoCo family coiled-coil protein — protein MIDFVTILVNLLLVFVILFIYRQYDRRSRALEKIKKFIDLAKDNLEDFIDEKTKEISNLAVDMEAYQRSSIEIIKKIDEVQQKIKNKSNDFAEVEKKIAYHDSMLKDLDDMALKVQDNIQRLQVDGKIVDKLSKTLKNFNTQIDSIDSRLNTVFEKFDKANKENLEAIKIESWDKFDNTIKDFSVRMDNLDRDLMSYQESLVMIEEKKREILDKGNEKLENEFKEFLFKIESSIDNYDKSMEDSFNIYATKYKSIENSLDLIVEQAKTKINDKEDFILTRLNEELQIKFDEVFMYVDERSNQIRDKLEGKLVLIDNEISSLGSVFKDNTYSRLNSLEETIRQEMRQYEEQFADILEQFRVQIESNVGDIYREYDSRINQFDKGIRERIESSLKDANSKIEGVQGSVKTLLDDLEDDSNRIYVEFKEKVKGDINSFSENVFSRMSDIGNELELRLSHISTDIHDRISKLDGNLYSQLKEMNERFVNDYSCLDGSISSKYETLLEALNLKSSELETQLESKYKNVADKFESDIDNFAIKCDEKFSKISEKSDYDYQNFEITSKKIKEGIGSLNDLLVQDFETLRRDFESKLSGISADINDEVSNLKSHYGEDIGKFIRQMEANKLQHEHWQREVGLNLEDIKFHLNKTNEEFLNLIETQRTKGKELSENIFNELSGHIQKKAMDMHTNWKDELIVLNKSLLDIKISSEELLLSASSKIESFEKDINERLEYVSSKTEDFESSVLDKYKELRDMSYKNSEETLSGIKEFIDDQAEIIHDKIIMMLNGLNDDFSNKEELIKGKVEELDYRLKDFKVECEDVLNNLRSDLDGFIESRMQKVSEIKVDNQRQIDTFLSRISEDILSKRDMLNSEIDNKLNDWQGKLSEISVNIENILSSGKIDINAIDSEMTLKIKDLKTTFEGLESYYLEKIDEFRNQGNVYADELLKNIMNHFDADTKELEESLSKKFATVLERSEEFVKEVDSLLKDKRTDISSFQASIDITIDSLNSRFSDLNREINEKYSKVISDSRGYSETLANKLESEIGYEIENVNRRLTDKIDILNRNMDENLEKFKSSFDVSKYQVENFEIKIKNIIEHEELRIGEFFREIEHQYKIRREEAIDYKKTIDSDILQLREQFIGVINELKNNIEDKSEFLNELYKERFKIIENNFEERYSTFFIESEGAISKIRDEIYKILTDNDEHLRAKISEMDRNFEIIEERSKEILELEEGLRQKIQEDSNNIYNQFDAIKSGIEKEMKSQFDMYMMRATAAIDEEIEKYEHGINEKISAIKSIENHFEMIEKDLKDKISGYHNELDKTLALKYAELEDKYDEKYLFVEKKIDDKTTSIDGLIASKYAELEDKYDEKYLLVEKKIDDKTTSIDGLIASKYAALEDKYDEKYLLVEKKIDDKTTSIDSLIASKYAALEDKYDEKCLLVEKKIDDKTNAVDGLIASKYVELEDKYDEKYLFVEKKIDDKTTSIDGLIASKYAALEDKYDEKCLLVEKKIDDKTTSIDGLIASKYAELEDKYDEKYLFVEKKIDDKTTSIDGLIASKYAELEDKYDEKYLLVEKKIDDKTTSIDGLIASKYADLDIKYSDMYLDMENRLNTCISALTAKLSSSGERMEREINEQLQNLGKLKLSLSNVEEDVLKLKEDSYHNVSSHLKLLEEDFFKDLRERSDNLKSSLENFVASSDQRIENLERDIIKSLEEKEILMKNFKVEFERELLLNKENFYLEFNKEFDIRKRDAESKIVSMETNVTNRIDEFIQLVDNRQDNVDSWFLKVKDDMTNWQEHTYKEFEERAGITAKSLNEIKSDVLVIENGLEVIKDSVNQRTKEIFDRLHVDIKEFENRSYLNLKNISDEVQGRVLNIENSMDSKISSINEKINSHVEELATQVEIRFLSQQKDIEDKILEANEKLEYEFNLMASRLEEEKQDIVNSFLNDKGGVESQVKLMQDDVLKLSDKVNEYRANIEKTIRENYDSFTSSIREEYVSFENELKHSLSYSEEEIRTLRDGLKVQVNSIESEFKDKYNFMIEGIDENVSQLKLKVLNYDSELNHFIDEVKDNLIVYKADLKEELDSRYAVISSKLENFKRLEVELEKNNVLIKEVYYFKDKLEELREALANEINLVQGYKGDFEGIIREIGDIKAKSSDIIEIFDDLKMHQMDIEGIKKDLSQFLEFYTSFKERYKKFTESYDEMQLYKTKFKEIKEEQNNILDNYDRISNKDSLLKSTLESVDKNFDLINEIESRMHVLFKESSGFQQSLGELKGIMSELLVNKDLSQEVLDNAQTLKEMLGEIDRKLEHTRNIREKVAKSETRLENLNIAAEERIKTLGILVKTESKYKDNVGLNNETVRDSVIKLMRQGWSALEISRATKLSVGEVELILELGIISKSDD, from the coding sequence ATGATAGATTTTGTAACCATTTTGGTTAATCTTTTATTGGTTTTTGTGATTTTATTTATTTATAGGCAGTATGACAGACGTTCAAGGGCTTTAGAGAAGATTAAAAAATTTATTGATCTTGCTAAGGATAACCTTGAGGATTTTATTGATGAGAAAACAAAAGAGATAAGTAATCTTGCTGTTGATATGGAAGCGTATCAACGTTCTAGTATAGAGATCATAAAAAAAATAGACGAAGTTCAGCAAAAGATTAAAAATAAAAGTAATGATTTTGCAGAAGTTGAAAAAAAAATTGCTTATCATGATTCTATGCTTAAAGATCTAGATGACATGGCTCTTAAAGTGCAAGATAATATACAACGACTTCAAGTGGATGGGAAAATAGTAGATAAACTTTCAAAAACCTTAAAGAATTTTAATACTCAGATTGATTCTATTGATTCTAGATTAAATACAGTTTTTGAAAAATTCGATAAAGCAAATAAGGAAAATCTTGAGGCTATCAAGATTGAGAGTTGGGATAAGTTTGATAACACCATTAAAGATTTTAGTGTGAGAATGGATAACCTGGATAGGGATCTTATGTCTTATCAAGAATCTTTAGTAATGATTGAAGAGAAAAAGAGAGAAATTTTAGATAAGGGTAATGAAAAGCTTGAGAATGAGTTTAAGGAGTTTTTGTTTAAAATTGAATCTAGCATAGATAATTATGATAAATCAATGGAAGATTCTTTTAATATATATGCAACTAAATATAAATCAATAGAAAATTCTCTTGATCTTATTGTAGAACAAGCTAAGACTAAAATTAATGATAAAGAAGATTTTATTTTAACTAGATTAAATGAGGAGCTACAGATAAAATTTGATGAAGTCTTTATGTATGTCGATGAGCGCTCTAATCAGATAAGAGATAAACTTGAAGGCAAATTGGTATTAATTGATAATGAAATTTCTTCTCTGGGTTCTGTTTTTAAAGACAATACCTATTCTAGGCTGAATTCTCTTGAAGAGACTATAAGACAAGAGATGAGGCAGTATGAAGAGCAATTTGCAGATATTTTGGAGCAGTTTAGGGTTCAAATTGAATCTAATGTTGGTGATATTTATAGAGAATATGATAGTAGGATAAATCAATTTGATAAGGGCATAAGAGAGAGGATAGAGAGTAGCTTAAAGGATGCTAATTCTAAGATAGAGGGTGTTCAAGGTAGTGTTAAGACGTTGCTTGATGATCTTGAAGATGATTCTAATAGGATATATGTTGAATTTAAGGAAAAAGTTAAAGGGGATATTAATAGTTTTAGCGAGAATGTATTTTCAAGGATGAGTGATATTGGAAATGAATTGGAATTGAGACTTTCACATATAAGCACAGATATTCATGATAGGATTTCCAAGTTGGATGGTAACTTATATTCACAGCTTAAAGAAATGAATGAAAGGTTTGTTAATGATTATTCATGTTTAGATGGTAGCATTAGTTCAAAGTATGAAACTTTATTAGAAGCTTTGAATTTAAAAAGTAGTGAATTAGAAACCCAACTGGAGAGCAAGTACAAGAATGTTGCAGATAAGTTTGAGAGTGATATTGATAATTTTGCTATTAAATGTGATGAAAAGTTTAGCAAGATCTCTGAAAAATCAGATTATGATTATCAAAATTTTGAAATTACTAGTAAAAAGATAAAGGAAGGTATAGGGTCTTTAAATGATTTATTAGTGCAAGACTTTGAGACTTTAAGAAGAGATTTCGAATCCAAGTTGAGTGGCATAAGCGCTGATATTAATGATGAAGTATCTAATTTAAAGAGTCATTATGGAGAGGATATAGGTAAATTTATTAGGCAAATGGAAGCTAACAAATTGCAACATGAACATTGGCAAAGGGAAGTAGGTTTAAATTTAGAGGATATTAAATTCCATTTAAATAAAACTAATGAAGAATTTTTAAATTTGATTGAAACTCAAAGGACTAAGGGAAAAGAACTTAGTGAGAATATTTTCAATGAACTCTCAGGACATATTCAAAAAAAAGCAATGGATATGCATACTAATTGGAAAGATGAGCTTATTGTTTTAAACAAATCTTTACTCGATATTAAGATTTCGAGTGAAGAATTACTCTTATCAGCTTCTTCAAAGATCGAGTCTTTTGAAAAAGATATTAATGAGAGACTTGAATATGTCTCGTCAAAGACGGAAGATTTTGAAAGTTCAGTATTAGATAAATATAAAGAATTAAGAGATATGTCATATAAGAACAGTGAAGAGACTTTATCAGGGATTAAGGAATTTATTGATGATCAAGCCGAAATAATTCACGACAAAATTATTATGATGCTTAATGGACTTAATGATGACTTTTCTAATAAAGAAGAATTAATTAAAGGCAAGGTAGAAGAACTTGATTATAGACTTAAAGATTTCAAAGTTGAATGCGAAGATGTTTTAAATAATCTTAGATCAGACCTTGATGGATTTATTGAATCTAGGATGCAAAAAGTCTCTGAAATTAAAGTGGATAATCAGAGGCAGATAGATACTTTTTTAAGTCGAATATCGGAAGACATTTTAAGTAAAAGAGATATGCTTAATAGTGAAATAGATAATAAGCTTAATGATTGGCAAGGTAAGTTAAGTGAGATATCAGTTAATATTGAGAACATATTATCATCAGGAAAGATTGATATAAATGCAATTGATTCTGAGATGACTTTAAAGATCAAGGATCTTAAGACTACTTTTGAAGGGCTTGAGAGTTATTATCTTGAAAAAATAGATGAATTTAGAAATCAAGGGAATGTATATGCAGATGAACTTCTGAAAAACATTATGAATCATTTTGATGCAGATACTAAAGAGCTTGAGGAAAGTTTATCTAAGAAATTTGCTACAGTTTTAGAAAGGTCAGAAGAGTTTGTTAAGGAAGTTGATAGTTTGCTTAAGGATAAAAGGACAGATATTTCTTCATTCCAGGCAAGTATTGATATTACCATTGATTCTCTTAATTCAAGATTCTCTGATTTAAATAGAGAAATTAATGAAAAATATAGTAAAGTAATATCTGATTCTAGAGGATATTCAGAAACACTTGCAAATAAATTAGAAAGTGAGATAGGATATGAGATTGAAAATGTAAATAGAAGGCTAACAGATAAAATAGATATTCTTAACAGGAATATGGATGAAAATTTAGAGAAGTTTAAATCATCTTTTGATGTATCAAAGTATCAAGTTGAAAATTTTGAAATCAAAATTAAGAACATAATAGAGCACGAGGAACTAAGAATTGGCGAATTCTTTAGAGAAATTGAGCATCAGTATAAAATTAGACGAGAAGAGGCAATTGATTACAAGAAAACCATAGATAGCGATATTCTTCAGTTAAGAGAACAGTTTATAGGAGTAATTAATGAGCTTAAGAATAATATTGAGGATAAATCTGAATTTTTAAATGAGCTTTATAAAGAAAGATTTAAGATTATTGAAAATAATTTCGAAGAGAGATATTCAACATTTTTCATTGAGAGCGAAGGGGCTATTTCAAAGATTAGAGATGAAATATATAAGATACTTACAGATAATGATGAGCACTTGAGGGCAAAAATTTCTGAGATGGATCGTAATTTCGAGATAATCGAGGAAAGGTCAAAAGAAATTTTAGAACTTGAGGAAGGTTTAAGACAGAAAATACAAGAGGATAGTAATAACATATATAATCAATTTGATGCCATTAAGTCTGGTATTGAAAAAGAAATGAAATCCCAATTTGATATGTATATGATGAGAGCTACTGCTGCAATTGATGAAGAGATTGAAAAGTATGAGCATGGGATTAATGAGAAGATATCTGCTATTAAGTCAATTGAAAATCATTTTGAGATGATAGAGAAAGATTTAAAGGATAAAATTAGTGGATATCATAATGAATTAGATAAAACTCTTGCTTTGAAATATGCTGAGCTTGAAGATAAGTATGATGAGAAGTATTTGTTTGTAGAGAAGAAGATAGATGATAAGACTACTTCAATTGATGGTCTTATTGCAAGCAAATATGCTGAGCTTGAAGATAAGTATGATGAGAAGTATTTGCTTGTAGAGAAGAAGATAGATGATAAGACTACTTCGATTGATGGTCTTATTGCAAGCAAATATGCTGCGCTTGAAGATAAGTATGATGAGAAGTATTTGCTTGTAGAGAAGAAGATAGATGATAAGACTACTTCAATTGATAGTCTTATTGCAAGCAAATATGCTGCGCTTGAAGATAAGTATGATGAGAAGTGTTTGCTTGTAGAGAAGAAGATAGATGATAAGACTAATGCAGTTGATGGTCTTATTGCAAGCAAATATGTTGAGCTTGAAGATAAGTATGATGAGAAGTATTTGTTTGTAGAGAAGAAGATAGATGATAAGACTACTTCAATTGATGGTCTTATTGCAAGCAAATATGCTGCGCTTGAAGATAAGTATGATGAGAAGTGTTTGCTTGTAGAGAAGAAGATAGATGATAAGACTACTTCAATTGATGGTCTTATTGCAAGCAAATATGCTGAGCTTGAAGATAAGTATGATGAGAAGTATTTGTTTGTAGAGAAGAAGATAGATGATAAGACTACTTCAATTGATGGTCTTATTGCAAGCAAATATGCTGAGCTTGAAGATAAGTATGATGAGAAGTATTTGCTTGTAGAGAAGAAGATAGATGATAAGACTACTTCGATTGATGGTCTTATTGCAAGCAAATATGCTGATCTTGATATCAAATATTCCGATATGTATCTTGATATGGAAAATAGATTAAATACATGTATTTCTGCTCTAACTGCAAAACTCTCTAGTTCAGGTGAAAGGATGGAGAGAGAGATTAATGAACAATTGCAAAATCTTGGTAAACTTAAGTTAAGCTTGAGTAATGTTGAGGAAGATGTATTAAAACTTAAAGAGGACTCTTATCACAATGTGTCATCTCATCTCAAACTTCTTGAAGAGGACTTTTTTAAAGATTTAAGAGAAAGAAGCGATAATTTAAAAAGTTCTTTGGAAAATTTTGTGGCATCCTCAGATCAAAGAATTGAGAATTTAGAGAGAGATATAATTAAGAGTTTGGAAGAAAAAGAAATCCTTATGAAGAATTTTAAGGTTGAATTCGAACGGGAACTTCTGCTTAATAAAGAAAATTTTTACTTGGAATTTAATAAAGAGTTTGACATCAGAAAAAGAGATGCGGAGAGCAAGATAGTTTCAATGGAAACTAATGTTACCAATCGAATAGATGAGTTTATTCAACTTGTAGACAATCGTCAAGATAATGTTGACTCTTGGTTTTTAAAAGTTAAAGATGATATGACAAATTGGCAAGAGCACACTTATAAAGAATTTGAAGAGAGAGCAGGTATTACAGCTAAAAGTTTAAATGAAATTAAGAGCGATGTTTTGGTTATTGAGAATGGCTTAGAAGTTATTAAAGATAGTGTTAATCAGAGAACAAAAGAAATTTTTGATCGTTTACATGTAGATATTAAGGAATTTGAGAATAGATCTTACCTTAATTTGAAAAATATTTCAGATGAGGTACAGGGTAGAGTTTTAAATATTGAAAATTCCATGGATTCTAAGATTAGTTCTATAAATGAGAAGATAAATTCACATGTTGAAGAGCTTGCAACACAAGTGGAAATTAGGTTTTTAAGTCAGCAAAAAGATATTGAAGATAAAATTCTTGAGGCTAATGAAAAATTAGAATATGAATTCAATTTAATGGCTTCTAGGCTTGAGGAAGAAAAGCAAGACATTGTAAATAGTTTTTTAAATGATAAAGGTGGTGTTGAATCCCAAGTAAAATTGATGCAAGATGATGTTTTAAAGCTTTCTGATAAAGTGAATGAATATAGAGCTAATATTGAGAAAACAATTAGGGAAAATTATGATTCTTTTACCAGCTCTATAAGAGAGGAGTATGTTTCTTTTGAAAATGAACTTAAGCATAGTTTAAGTTATTCAGAAGAAGAGATAAGAACTTTAAGGGATGGCTTGAAGGTTCAAGTTAATAGCATAGAATCTGAGTTTAAGGACAAATATAATTTCATGATTGAAGGTATTGATGAGAATGTGTCACAACTTAAGTTGAAGGTATTAAATTATGATAGTGAGCTTAATCATTTTATAGATGAAGTTAAGGACAATCTAATTGTATACAAGGCTGATTTGAAAGAAGAACTTGATAGTCGCTATGCTGTTATTAGTTCTAAGCTTGAGAATTTCAAGAGACTTGAAGTTGAGTTAGAGAAGAATAACGTACTGATTAAAGAAGTTTATTATTTCAAGGATAAATTAGAAGAATTACGAGAAGCTTTAGCAAATGAAATAAATCTTGTTCAAGGATATAAAGGTGACTTTGAAGGCATTATTAGAGAAATTGGCGATATTAAAGCTAAATCATCAGATATTATTGAAATATTTGATGATTTAAAGATGCATCAAATGGATATTGAGGGAATTAAAAAGGATCTATCTCAATTTCTTGAATTTTACACTTCCTTTAAGGAGAGGTATAAGAAATTTACAGAATCTTATGATGAAATGCAGCTTTACAAAACTAAGTTTAAGGAGATAAAGGAAGAACAAAATAATATTCTGGATAATTATGATAGGATTAGCAATAAAGATAGTTTATTAAAGTCTACATTAGAATCTGTTGATAAAAATTTTGATTTGATAAATGAAATAGAGAGTAGAATGCATGTATTATTTAAAGAGAGTTCTGGGTTTCAGCAGAGTCTTGGTGAGCTTAAAGGTATTATGTCAGAGCTGCTGGTAAATAAAGATTTATCGCAAGAAGTGCTAGATAATGCTCAAACTCTTAAAGAAATGCTAGGGGAAATTGATCGTAAATTGGAACATACTAGAAATATAAGAGAAAAGGTTGCAAAATCTGAAACTCGACTAGAAAATTTAAATATTGCTGCAGAAGAGAGAATTAAAACCCTTGGAATTCTTGTAAAAACAGAGTCTAAATATAAAGATAATGTTGGTCTTAATAACGAAACAGTTAGAGATTCTGTCATTAAGCTTATGAGACAAGGTTGGAGTGCCTTGGAAATTTCAAGAGCTACTAAATTATCTGTTGGAGAGGTTGAGCTTATTTTGGAACTTGGAATTATTAGTAAAAGTGATGATTAA
- a CDS encoding phenylalanine--tRNA ligase subunit alpha, with protein MENKFEVVKTLHPLEIKVILNYKEGDDIFALRLAADLLYNEGQSNKTIEWLVSKGILRETFRKLNVFYRLTEKGIDALDNGLIEEKIISLVSRKTVFVANLSSELEIDARDAGKAFGNLSKEGVLSLGLGKEIIVKDLNRANYKIVKELLVKAKDGDLLEDDLSQDELLVISNYSKKKGASDVLFKVIEKLDLKFEFSKFGLEVKSELRESNLTGDEIVKLTPELLKNKAYENKNFRAYNIHVSSSKTFIGRANPYSEYIAKVKDKLVSLGFEEFDGPLVESEFFNNDALFMPQFHPARDVRDVYYIKDPSSLLSLPEPYFSNVKAVHENGYTTGSRGWRYDFSESISKRLVLRTQGTVLSAKQLINAKNPGKYFGIVRCFRYDQVDATHGADFYQTEGIVIGDVNIKILLGLLEIFAKELAGATEVKYVPAYFPFTEPSIEVHVKHPVLGWFELGGSGIFRPEVTKPFGIDVPVIAWGIGIDRMALMHLGLSDLRELFTHDIGDVVLRRGKVNA; from the coding sequence GTGGAGAATAAATTTGAGGTAGTAAAGACATTACATCCCCTTGAGATAAAAGTGATTTTGAATTATAAAGAGGGAGATGATATTTTTGCTTTAAGGCTTGCTGCAGACTTACTTTATAATGAGGGGCAATCAAATAAAACAATTGAATGGCTTGTTTCTAAAGGTATTCTTAGAGAAACTTTTAGAAAGCTTAATGTGTTTTATCGTCTAACTGAAAAAGGTATTGATGCTTTAGATAATGGTTTAATTGAAGAGAAAATAATCAGTCTTGTATCTAGAAAGACAGTTTTCGTTGCCAATTTGTCATCAGAGTTAGAAATTGATGCTAGAGATGCTGGTAAGGCATTTGGCAATTTATCTAAAGAGGGAGTTTTGTCTTTGGGATTGGGTAAGGAAATTATTGTGAAAGATTTAAATCGTGCTAATTACAAGATAGTTAAAGAATTGCTTGTAAAAGCTAAAGATGGTGATCTCTTAGAAGATGATTTATCCCAAGATGAATTGTTAGTCATTTCTAATTATTCTAAGAAGAAAGGTGCTAGTGATGTGTTATTTAAAGTAATAGAGAAATTAGACTTAAAATTTGAATTTTCTAAGTTTGGATTAGAAGTAAAATCCGAACTTAGAGAGAGTAATTTAACAGGTGATGAGATTGTAAAGTTGACCCCTGAGCTTTTAAAAAATAAAGCTTATGAGAATAAAAATTTTAGGGCTTATAATATTCATGTTTCATCAAGTAAGACCTTTATTGGACGTGCAAATCCTTATTCAGAGTATATTGCTAAAGTTAAGGATAAACTTGTAAGTCTTGGTTTTGAAGAATTTGATGGTCCCTTAGTTGAGAGTGAGTTTTTTAATAATGATGCTCTTTTTATGCCTCAATTTCATCCTGCACGTGATGTGAGAGATGTTTATTATATTAAAGACCCAAGCTCACTTTTATCTTTGCCTGAGCCTTATTTTTCTAATGTTAAGGCTGTTCATGAGAATGGTTACACTACAGGTTCAAGAGGTTGGAGGTATGATTTTAGCGAGAGTATTTCAAAAAGATTAGTGCTTAGAACTCAAGGTACAGTGCTCTCAGCAAAGCAATTAATTAATGCAAAAAATCCTGGCAAATATTTTGGAATTGTTAGGTGTTTTAGATACGATCAAGTTGATGCTACTCATGGAGCTGATTTTTATCAAACAGAAGGAATTGTTATTGGAGATGTTAATATTAAGATTTTACTGGGTCTTCTTGAAATTTTTGCTAAAGAATTGGCAGGTGCTACTGAGGTTAAATATGTTCCTGCTTATTTTCCATTTACAGAGCCTTCAATTGAAGTGCATGTAAAGCATCCTGTGCTTGGTTGGTTTGAATTAGGTGGGAGTGGTATTTTCAGACCAGAGGTTACAAAACCTTTTGGAATTGATGTGCCCGTTATTGCTTGGGGTATTGGTATTGATAGAATGGCTTTAATGCATTTAGGTTTAAGTGATTTAAGGGAGCTTTTTACCCATGATATTGGTGATGTTGTATTAAGGCGGGGAAAAGTAAATGCCTAA
- the pheT gene encoding phenylalanine--tRNA ligase subunit beta, giving the protein MPKVEVYRSILLGKIGKDLTDCELVSILEMAKAEICEFYTGNDKIKIEFNDTNRPDLWSYTGLARQIKTYLFGQLPSFEFFSTADNLQKFYGEILVSPEAFSIRPFIFGFLAKGMICNEQMLETLIQLQEKLCHNYGQKRKRVAMGMYSSASIEFPVSYVTCNSDYRFIPLGMDIEMSIKEINKRHPKGIEYASILEHFTEYPLLLDYNDKVLSYPPVINSHDIGALKVGDTDLFIEVTGTNLEATLLSLSVVACDLHDMGFEILPVKTVFPKETPFGKEIICPYYFQNTLEVSVESVNRMFGSNFTVNDMCLDLKKLGISAYFKELDKFYIIPPVYRNDFLHEVDVIEEIMIGRGLDSFKPELPKDFTLGKLSQIEEFSRKIKNLMIGMGFQEMIYNYLGSRTDFIEKMNIKSDEFLSVANPMTEGYEYVRGSIVPDLLKSESISSNFPYPHKIFEIGKVALKDLSSVDGTMTYDNLAFLMADKEFSFNEINSLVSSLFYYLNIEFKLRESSQTLYINGRGADILINDIILGSFGEVSPYILSNFGIMVPCCVLEINLNKILH; this is encoded by the coding sequence ATGCCTAAAGTTGAAGTTTATAGAAGTATTTTATTAGGAAAGATAGGAAAAGATTTAACGGATTGTGAGCTTGTATCTATTCTTGAAATGGCTAAGGCTGAAATTTGTGAATTTTATACGGGTAATGACAAGATAAAAATTGAATTTAATGATACAAATAGACCCGATTTGTGGTCTTATACAGGACTTGCGCGTCAAATTAAGACATATCTTTTTGGTCAGTTACCTTCGTTTGAGTTTTTTTCAACAGCAGATAATTTGCAAAAATTTTATGGTGAAATTTTGGTCAGTCCTGAAGCATTTAGTATTAGGCCTTTTATTTTTGGATTTTTAGCAAAAGGGATGATTTGTAATGAGCAAATGCTTGAAACTTTAATTCAGTTGCAAGAAAAGCTTTGTCATAATTATGGACAAAAGCGTAAAAGAGTGGCAATGGGAATGTATTCATCAGCTTCTATTGAGTTTCCGGTAAGTTATGTTACATGTAATTCTGATTATAGATTTATTCCTTTAGGTATGGACATTGAAATGTCTATTAAAGAGATCAATAAGAGACATCCTAAGGGAATAGAATATGCATCAATTCTTGAGCATTTTACCGAATATCCTTTATTGTTGGATTATAATGATAAAGTACTCTCTTATCCGCCGGTAATCAATTCTCATGATATTGGAGCTTTAAAGGTAGGTGATACCGATTTGTTTATTGAAGTTACGGGAACTAATCTCGAGGCTACTTTGTTATCTTTATCAGTTGTTGCTTGTGATTTGCATGATATGGGATTTGAAATTTTACCAGTAAAGACTGTTTTTCCTAAGGAGACTCCATTTGGGAAGGAAATCATTTGTCCTTATTATTTTCAAAATACTCTAGAGGTTAGTGTTGAGAGTGTTAATAGGATGTTTGGTAGCAATTTTACAGTAAATGATATGTGTCTTGATTTAAAAAAATTAGGGATATCAGCGTACTTTAAGGAGTTAGATAAGTTTTATATTATTCCTCCTGTTTATAGGAATGATTTTCTTCACGAAGTGGATGTTATTGAAGAAATAATGATAGGTAGGGGATTGGATAGTTTTAAACCAGAGCTTCCCAAAGATTTTACTTTGGGAAAATTAAGTCAGATAGAAGAGTTTTCAAGAAAGATTAAAAATTTAATGATTGGAATGGGATTTCAAGAGATGATTTATAATTATCTAGGTTCTAGGACAGATTTTATTGAGAAGATGAATATTAAGAGTGATGAATTCTTAAGTGTTGCCAATCCAATGACAGAGGGTTATGAGTATGTTAGAGGCTCAATAGTGCCTGATTTACTTAAATCTGAGAGCATTAGTTCAAATTTCCCTTATCCGCATAAGATTTTTGAAATTGGCAAGGTAGCTTTAAAGGATTTAAGTAGTGTTGATGGTACTATGACTTATGATAATTTAGCTTTTTTGATGGCTGATAAGGAGTTTTCATTTAATGAGATTAATTCTTTAGTTTCATCTCTTTTTTATTATTTAAATATTGAATTTAAGTTAAGGGAATCAAGTCAAACTCTTTATATAAATGGTAGGGGAGCTGATATTTTAATCAATGATATCATTTTAGGTAGCTTTGGTGAGGTGTCGCCTTACATATTGAGCAATTTTGGAATTATGGTGCCATGTTGCGTTCTAGAGATTAATCTTAATAAGATTTTACATTAA